The following DNA comes from Flavobacterium sp. N3904.
GTAATGTAGTTTTAAAAAGTAAGATTCAATATTTATGATTTTAATAAAATAAAAAAGGGATTTATTGTAAATGAATTTGCAATAGTTATCGATTTTATATCGTTTTAAAACTGTAAACTGTTGTAGTTCGTAATTATTGTAGGGCTTTGATTTTTAATTTAAATCTAAAATCAGTTAAATCAAACTTATATTATATTTGCATTTCAAATAAATGAAAAAAAAGATGAAAACAAAATCATTATTATTGGGAGTATTCATTGTCGCGTTTGGTATTTCAACTGCTCATGCACAAATTAATTTTGGCGAAAAAGCATTAGGAGCAGTTCAAAAAGGCATTGCCGGTTTTACTTTTACAGATGCAGATGCAGCAGCATTGTCTAAAGCTGCAGTTGAGAAATTAGATGCTGAGAATAAAGTAGCAGGACCAACAGATCCTTATTCAGTTCGTTTGGATAAAGTGTTCGGAAAATACACAAAAGGGGAGCATTATACCTTGAATTACAAAGTGTATCTGACCAAAGATGTCAATGCTTTTGCAACTGCCGATGGTAGTGTTCGAGTTTTTTCGGGTTTAATGGATATAATGGATGATAATGAATTAATTGCTGTAATTGGCCATGAAATAGGTCATGTCAATAATCATGATTCAAGAGATGCTATGAAGGCCTTGTATCAAAAAGAAGCTTTAATTGAAGCAGCTGCTTCACAATCGGATAAAATTGCAGCGGTTACAGATAGTCAATTGGCTAAGATTGGAAGTGCTATGATCGATAGTAAACACAGTCGTACGCAAGAAGCCGAAGCCGATTTGTTTGCTTACGATTTTATGAAAAAGAATGGTTATAATGTAAATGCCGAAGAATCAGCTTTTAGAATATTGGCAAAAATGAGTGAGGGTACCCAGAGTTCTTTTATAGATCAAATGATGAGTTCTCATCCAGATTCAAAACAAAGAGCAGACGATGCGAAAGCAAGAGCCGAAAAAGATGGTTTGTATAAGCCATATATTCAAAAAATGCCTAGTACTACCACCATTACTAAAAAGAAGACTACAACAACCAAAAAGACCACCACTAAAAAGAAAAAATAATTTTTTAGTTTTTAATAGAAAAGAGAAAGCAGGATTATTGATCCTGCTTTCTCTTTTTTT
Coding sequences within:
- a CDS encoding M48 family metalloprotease, whose amino-acid sequence is MKTKSLLLGVFIVAFGISTAHAQINFGEKALGAVQKGIAGFTFTDADAAALSKAAVEKLDAENKVAGPTDPYSVRLDKVFGKYTKGEHYTLNYKVYLTKDVNAFATADGSVRVFSGLMDIMDDNELIAVIGHEIGHVNNHDSRDAMKALYQKEALIEAAASQSDKIAAVTDSQLAKIGSAMIDSKHSRTQEAEADLFAYDFMKKNGYNVNAEESAFRILAKMSEGTQSSFIDQMMSSHPDSKQRADDAKARAEKDGLYKPYIQKMPSTTTITKKKTTTTKKTTTKKKK